Proteins from a genomic interval of Clostridium scatologenes:
- a CDS encoding AAA family ATPase — MEKFKLNQYLRTVRLCREDIDSFDIYPFSLEAVKNLNTLDFHPKVTFIVGENGTGKSTILEAIATACGFNPEGGTKNFTFSTMNTHSELYKYLKLVKGVKRPEDGFFLRAESFYNVATNIEELDREGGGPKIIDSYGGVSLHEQSHGEAFLSLLINKFRGNGLYILDEPEAALSPSRQMTMLARIHELVQQGSQFIIATHSPIIMAYPDSLIYELKGQFRKVSYKDTEHFQVMKQFVNNTEKMLDIIMNP, encoded by the coding sequence ATGGAAAAGTTTAAATTAAATCAATATTTAAGAACAGTTAGGTTATGTAGGGAAGATATAGATTCATTTGATATATACCCATTTTCTTTGGAGGCAGTGAAAAATTTAAATACTTTAGATTTTCACCCAAAAGTGACATTTATTGTAGGTGAAAATGGAACTGGTAAATCAACTATACTTGAAGCAATAGCTACAGCTTGTGGCTTTAATCCTGAGGGAGGGACAAAAAATTTTACATTTTCCACAATGAATACTCATTCAGAATTATATAAGTATTTAAAGCTGGTGAAAGGGGTTAAACGTCCAGAAGATGGATTTTTTCTTAGGGCAGAAAGTTTTTATAATGTTGCAACTAATATAGAAGAATTGGATAGAGAAGGTGGAGGTCCTAAAATCATAGATTCCTATGGAGGAGTTTCACTTCATGAACAATCACATGGAGAAGCTTTTTTATCATTACTGATAAATAAATTTAGAGGAAATGGCTTATATATTTTAGACGAGCCTGAAGCCGCTTTATCACCATCAAGACAGATGACTATGCTTGCAAGAATACATGAATTAGTTCAGCAGGGTTCACAATTTATAATTGCAACTCATTCTCCAATAATAATGGCTTATCCTGATTCACTAATATATGAATTAAAAGGCCAATTTAGAAAGGTATCATATAAAGATACTGAGCATTTTCAAGTTATGAAGCAATTTGTAAATAACACTGAAAAAATGCTGGATATAATTATGAATCCATAA